In the genome of Microcoleus vaginatus PCC 9802, the window TGCCTCCTAAAGACCGAAATATCGCTATGGTATTTCAAAATTATGCTCTCTATCCTCACTTAACAGTTTACGATAATCTCGCCTTTGGATTGCGCCGCTCTGAAAGGGAGAAGGAAGAAGGAAGAAGGAAGAAGGAAGAAGGAAGAAGGAAGAAGGAAGAGGAAAGAGAGAAGAAAGTAGAAGGCATAAGGGGGAACATACAAGGAGAAGAAGGAAGCATCCCGAAGGGAGAAAAAATTAGGAATAAGCTAGAAGAGGTTATTAATTATTTAGCTTATAATTATTTTAAAACTCCTCTAGCTTATCCTTTGTTTGAGGACTTTTTAGGAGGAGCGACTCGCAAGTTGCCTCCAGGTTTGCGCTATTTATCGGAACGGGAAAAGGCCGTAGGAGAACGAGTCCTGAAGGTAGCTGAATTATTGCAAATAGAATCTCTTTTAAATCGGTTGCCGAAACAACTTTCGGGAGGGCAAAAGCAGCGGGTAGCTTTGGGTAGGGCGATGGCTCGAAATCCTGAGGTGTTTTTGATGGACGAACCGCTATCGAATCTTGATGCGAAATTGAGGGCGGAAACTCGATCGCAAATTGTGCAGTTGCAGCGACAGTTGGGAACTACAACTATTTATGTAACTCACGACCAAACTGAGGCGATGACTATGGGTGATCGGATTGCTATTATGAATAGAGGCCAGCTTCAGCAAGTAGCTCGACCTCTAGAGCTTTATAACAAGCCGACTAATCTGTTTGTTGCTGAGTTTATCGGTTCTCCGCCGATGAATTTTTTGTCTGTCGAATTTAGTGCTCCGCTGTTGATTTCTCACCCGCAATTTCGCTTTACTTTACCCGATATTTGGGCAAAAAGTCTACAACAATATGACGGGCGAGGGCTAATTTTGGGTATTCGGCCGGAACATCTGAGTATTAACCCTCCGGCTACCAAAAATCTTTCGGTACAAGTGGAAATTGTAGAGGCTTTGGGACACGAAACTTATTTGGGGGTTTGTTTGACGGATGCTCCGGCGGTGCGGATGCAAGTGCGGGTTCCTCCTGAGCGATCGATCCGAGTTGGCGAGGAGCTTTGGTTGGCCATCGCCCATGACAAAATTCACTTGTTCGACCCTGATACTGAGTTGGCTATTTTTCCTCGTTAGGCAAAATCATCAAGGTCGATCAACCGCTGTGACCGATATCACTACTCACAAGCTTGCATTTTTATCAAGGAATGTTATATTTATTTACATAAGCCTTACACAAGTTAACGAAAGGAGTTCGCACTATGCAAGAACAAAAACGCAACGCTTGGAAGTGGGGCTTCAGCGAAGGAGCCGAAAATTGGAACGGTCGTTTGGCGATGATTGGTTTCTCTGCCGCTGTCATCATCGAATTGGTTTCCGGTCAAGGCCTGCTTCACTTTTGGGGCGTGATGTAATTTTATAGTTAAGGATTATTTTGTAACACTGCAAAGCTTGGGAGTTCCGTAACGGACTCCCTAAATTTTGGCAGCGCGATTTGGGCAGCA includes:
- a CDS encoding ABC transporter ATP-binding protein — translated: MAQVVLENIYKSFPLRQGEQEKEANTVAESVSPLADRSSSNSVLRRINLTVEDGEFMVLVGPSGCGKSTLLRAIAGLEILTAGNIWVGDRLLNDLPPKDRNIAMVFQNYALYPHLTVYDNLAFGLRRSEREKEEGRRKKEEGRRKKEEEREKKVEGIRGNIQGEEGSIPKGEKIRNKLEEVINYLAYNYFKTPLAYPLFEDFLGGATRKLPPGLRYLSEREKAVGERVLKVAELLQIESLLNRLPKQLSGGQKQRVALGRAMARNPEVFLMDEPLSNLDAKLRAETRSQIVQLQRQLGTTTIYVTHDQTEAMTMGDRIAIMNRGQLQQVARPLELYNKPTNLFVAEFIGSPPMNFLSVEFSAPLLISHPQFRFTLPDIWAKSLQQYDGRGLILGIRPEHLSINPPATKNLSVQVEIVEALGHETYLGVCLTDAPAVRMQVRVPPERSIRVGEELWLAIAHDKIHLFDPDTELAIFPR
- a CDS encoding chlorophyll A-B binding protein, whose translation is MQEQKRNAWKWGFSEGAENWNGRLAMIGFSAAVIIELVSGQGLLHFWGVM